One window from the genome of Cryptomeria japonica chromosome 6, Sugi_1.0, whole genome shotgun sequence encodes:
- the LOC131048625 gene encoding CRM-domain containing factor CFM9, mitochondrial isoform X2, translating to MSGIRSRVEKRMRRETGRTLREIRRAKKLRKKLMTEEERLIFGLRRAKKKVALLLQKLKKYELPELPPPRHDPELLTPEQLQALKKIGFKNQNYVPVGVRGVFGGVVQNMHLHWKFHETVQVCCDTFPKEKIREMATMLARLSGGTVINIHNVKTIIMYRGRNYRQPKILIPINTLTKRKALFKARFEQALESQKINIKKIEQELRRRGVNPEDPVAMASVEKVASTFFRAIDEKQGTPYMFRGDKKQSDEIELQETQPPAEDSDQEELDRFIAEIEDAADEEWAAEEAAEKREMDQIRYWSRPVGSDDIPEKDMDSDMDSEEDVGSNRGWRNTDDRNRRGQRDNYDRSRSGNQVTLEGSRRIKDVVGDLDSDDEGTENGTTSSENEDWDIEDKVTDKIRGHRSDIDFGFDGDKERENASSRTKERMRNVQSNVMNRTASGKGRTRELENMDEDWMDEDWDSDDEVINEGRKEHKSSDDNQYTTDNLTDKRRGCKSDMYDHWSSDEDDEYNTKDGLMYMHEKNDTDGEDVARGRSKEIGGANGRDSKHKVVEINKRKKKLDENWDSD from the exons GCCAAGAAAAAGGTGGCTTTGTTGTTGCAGAAATTGAAGAAATATGAGTTGCCTGAGCTTCCTCCACCTCGACATGATCCAGAGCTATTAACACCTGAGCAGCTCCAAGCACTGAAAAAAATTGGTTTTAAAAATCAGAACTATGTTCCTGTTGGGGTGCGTGGGGTATTTGGAGGTGTGGTTCAAAATATGCATTTACATTGGAAGTTCCATGAGACTGTCCAAGTATGTTGTGATACCTTTCCCAAGGAGAAGATTAGAGAGATGGCTACAATGTTGGCAAGGTTGAGTGGTGGCACTGTAATAAATATTCACAATGTCAAGACCATTATCATGTATCGTGGAAGGAATTATCGACAGCCTAAAATTTTGATTCCTATCAATACTCTGACCAAGAGAAAG GCATTGTTCAAGGCCAGGTTTGAGCAAGCCCTAGAATCTCAgaagataaatataaaaaaaatagaacaaGAACTTAGACGGAGGGGAGTGAATCCTGAGGATCCTGTTGCTATGGCTAGTGTTGAAAAGGTTGCATCAACTTTCTTCCGAGCGATTGATGAGAAGCAAGGCACTCCATATATGTTCCGTGGAGATAAAAAACAATCAGATGAGATTGAACTGCAGGAGACACAACCTCCTGCTGAAGACAGTGACCAAGAAGAGCTGGATAGATTTATTGCTGAGATAGAGGATGCAGCAGATGAAGAGTGGGCTGCTGAAGAGGCTGCAGAAAAGAGAGAAATGGACCAAATCAGATACTGGAGTAGGCCAGTTGGTAGTGATGATATACCTGAAAAGGACATGGACAGTGACATGGATAGTGAAGAGGATGTTGGAAGCAACAGAGGCTGGAGGAATACAGATGATAGGAATAGACGAGGACAGAGGGACAACTACGACAGAAGCAGAAGTGGAAACCAGGTTACGTTAGAAGGATCAAGAAGAATCAAGGATGTGGTTGGGGATTTGGACAGTGATGATGAGGGCACTGAAAATGGCACGACAAGTAGTGAGAATGAAGATTGGGATATTGAAGATAAAGTTACTGACAAAATCAGAGGGCATAGGAGTGACATTGATTTTGGTTTTGATGGTGACAAGGAAAGAGAAAATGCTAGCAGCCGAACAAAGGAGAGAATGAGAAATGTTCAGAGCAATGTGATGAATAGGACTGCAAGTGGCAAAGGCAGAACCAGAGAGCTTGAGAACATGGATGAAGATTGGATGGATGAGGATTGGGATAGTGATGACGAGGTCATCAACGAAGGAAGAAAAGAACATAAAAGTAGTGATGATAATCAATACACTACAGATAATTTAACTGACAAAAGAAGAGGATGCAAGAGTGATATGTATGATCATTGGAGTAGTGACGAAGATGATGAGTATAACACCAAAGATGGTTTGATGTATATGCATGAAAAGaatgacactgatggagaagatGTTGCCAGAGGCAGAAGCAAAGAGATAGGTGGGGCAAATGGCAGGGACAGCAAACACAAGGTTGTGGAAATCAATAAGAGAAAGAAAAAACTCGATGAGAATTGGGACAGTGATTAA
- the LOC131048631 gene encoding copper transporter 5, producing the protein MMHMTFYWGWQVTLLFDQWKTHSFLQYWASLLVLFAVSLFHEYVVSLRAHLRTSQLLKQTENFMEGQAMLLPGQFKKRACILKAGETVLFAVNALLGYLLMLAAMSYNGGVVLVIVLGLSVGFFWFRSGNYVAQEEELQLSSDPCSSCT; encoded by the coding sequence ATGATGCATATGACATTTTACTGGGGATGGCAAGTGACTCTTCTTTTTGATCAGTGGAAGACACATTCATTCTTACAGTACTGGGCCTCTTTGTTGGTCTTGTTTGCGGTAAGCCTATTTCATGAATATGTTGTGAGCTTGCGAGCTCACCTCAGAACTAGTCAATTGTTAAAGCAAACGGAGAACTTTATGGAAGGTCAAGCAATGCTTCTCCCGGGCCAATTTAAGAAGAGAGCTTGTATACTCAAAGCAGGGGAGACAGTTCTGTTTGCTGTGAATGCACTGTTGGGTTATTTGTTGATGTTGGCGGCCATGTCGTACAATGGAGGAGTTGTGTTAGTGATTGTGTTGGGATTGAGTGTGGGATTCTTTTGGTTCCGCAGTGGGAATTATGTTGCTCAGGAGGAAGAGCTTCAGCTTTCCTCCGACCCATGTTCTTCATGTACTTAG